GTCTCCTCCATGCGGATGAGCGCCTCCTCCAGACTGATGCCGAGGGGGTCGGCCACCGTCTTGGTGATCACGGCACGGGACCGTTCGGCATCCAGTGCCATTTCACCATTCAGGTACGTCTCCGGGTCGAGCACACCCAGCAGCAGGTTGACGTCGGTGATGGTGGCCTGAGTGCCACCGAAACCGAAGCACGCCGGTCCGGGAGCGGCACCCACGCTCTCGGGTCCCACCGTGATCTTGCCGTCACGCACGGTGATGATGGAGCTTCCACCCACACCGAACGAGTGCACGTTGCTCATCTCGTACGAAATGCCGACGCCCTGAACAGATCCGCGGCGATCCGAAGAAATGGTGGAATCCGCGACCGCTCCGACATCGGTTGTGGTGCCGCCGACATCGATCATGAGCACGTTCTTCAGCCCGTAGGCCTCGGACAGGGCGCGAGTGCCCTCGAGGCCACCGCGCGGCCCCGAGGAGTATGTCTTGAGCGCTACGGACTTGGCGACCCGCGAGGAGGCACCATCGTTGCGGTAGATGAGCAGGGGGTTCTTCACCTTGTAGGCCCGCAGGCGGTGCTCCGCGCTGTAGAGAAAACGCTCCACGGTGGGGTGCAGAAACGAGTTAAGAATGCCGGACCAGATTTGGCGGGTGCGGTTGGTGTCTGAGGCGAACTCGCGGGAGAACAGGATGGGAACCGAGCCGAGCAGGTGCCGGGGGAAGTTCTTGAGCATGGTGCGCTTGTACAGGTGCTCGCGCTCGAGGCTGGTGGCGGCAACGACAAGACGCTCGGCGCCGGCCGTTGTGAGCCGGTTGATTTCCGCTACGAGGTCGCGGGCAAGCTGCTCGGGACTCTCATCCGCGTTCACCACGGCAACGCGGTTGCCGATGAGGTCGTCGAAGAGCCCGTTCTTCTGCTCCACGCTGCGCAGAGTCTCGGCCAGGGTGGGGTCGTCGGTAATAAGACCGATGAGCGGGCCCTTGCGCTCGACGAGAGCGTTGGTGCCCTGGGTCGATGAGTAGCGGATGTGCGTGGTCGAGTGCAGCAGCTCGGCGAGGTTGGACTCTCCAAACAGCTGCGTCGAGGCCTTGGTCATGGCGTCGAAGAGGCACTGGGAGAGATCGACCGGTGTGGTGAGGGTCTTGGTGAACGTGAAATCCGCTCCGCTACCCACCACGATGTCCGTGAGTGTGCCGCCGTTGTCGATGTTGATCAAACGTTCCATGAGCGCTCCTTTGCGTTGGTGTGGAATGACCGGTGGCCCTCGGGGGAGCCACGACCACCAGCGTGACGCAGCTGAGAAGACGCCACGTGTCCCACATTGGGACACCTGCTGCGTAGCGCTGCACGTGGGTAAGGGAGCATGCTTACAGAGTCCACAAAGGAGTAGATATGCCTGAAGCTGCTGCTCGGCGAGTAAAAATTGCATCTGCTCGAGAAGAGTTTCTGCAATTTGGTGCCGCAGGTGTGCCGGTGGGGAGGGCCTTTCTGCCCGATGTGGTTGCGGGTGTGGTGGCGGCGTCGTGGCAGCGGTCCTTCACGGCCGGTGTGAATGCCGCAAGCGCGCAGGCCGTCTTTCATGACGATCTTGACCTCACGGGGCGCCTGATGCGCTGCTCCAAGCCGGTCATCGCCCGGCTCAGCGATGACATGGCGCAGATGCCGCTGAGCATCGTTCTCACCGACGCGCGGGCACGCATTCTGGCCCGCTCCGAAACCAGCAAGACGATCGGAACCCTGCTCGATCAGGTTTCCCTGGCGCCCGGGTTCACCTATGCCGAGGGTCTCGTGGGTACCAACGGCATCGGCACTGTTCTGGAGTCCGGCAAGTCGTTGTACATCGTGGGTCCGGAGCACTTCACGGAGGGTTTGCAGCCGTTCGCCTGCGCCGGGAGTCCGATCCGGGACCCGCTCACCGGACGAGTGGAGGGCGTTCTCGACATCAGCTGCCTCATCGCGGACTCCAGCCCGCTGATGCGCTCGGTGGTGCAGTCGGCCGCGCACGAGATCGAGCGAAACCTGCTGACGGATCGCAGCCAGCGTCAGCAGGCGCTCTTTGAGGCCTACGTGCGACTGGATGCCCGCACCCACGGGGCCGTCATGGCCGTGGGCGGCACCATGGTGATGGGAAATGCGCTCGCCCAGAGTCTCTTCGAGCCCGCCGAACAGTGGGCGATTCACGAACACGCCCGATACCTGCTCACGGGGCGGAGCCAGCCGGTGGACCGCATTGAGCTGGCCTCCGGACGGGTTGTGAACATCCGCGGCACCCGGGTGGGAGCGGGTGAACACGTGGCCGGCATCATCGTTGTGGTCGATATTGTGTCCGAGTCCGCGCCAATGCCCCTCGTTGTGCCCTCGGGGCTTGCGCCTGCCGCTGCCGCCCCACGCATTGTCGATCCGGCTGAGGGTATTGATCGGTCGTTGCTGGCCAAGAGAACCTGCGCGGGCATCACCGACGCTCTGCAGCAGCGCCAGCCGCTTCTCGTGGTGGGCGAGGCGGGAAGCGGCAAACTGTCGGTGCTCGTGGACCTCTACCACCGCGTCGTTCCTGCTGGGCGAACGCGGGTGAATGCCACCAGCGTTGGGGATGATCCGGGGCAGCCAGCTGGTTTCTCGGCCTGGACAGAACCCGCGCTCTACGTGTTCACGAACATTAACCACCTGTCGACCGACGCCGTTGACGACCTGGAACGCGTGCTGGATCAGCTCGGAGCGTGCGGCGGGCCGGTCTCCGTGGCCGCCACGATGAGTGATGCCGTGGTTGACCCGGCGCTCCCGTTCGCGCGTCTGCTGGCGCGGTTCGAGGCATCGGTTACGGTGGCGCCACTTCGCCATCGACGGGAGGATCTGCCCGTTATTGTCGACCGTATCCTGGCCAATCTCACCGGCCCGCGCCACGTGACCCTGAGTGCGGGAGCGATGCGGGTCATCTCCCGCTACACGTGGCCGCAGAATATTCGTCAGCTGGAGGAAGCGTTGGAGGCCGCTTTGCAGAAACGACCCGTGGGTGAGATTCTGCCGGAAGACTTGCCGGGTTACTGTCACACCGGGGCGCGGCGCCTGCTCTCACCCATCGAGGCGGGCGAGCGCGACATCATCGTGAATGCCCTTCGGGATGCTGACGGCAACCGGGTGCGAACGGCGGAAGCACTTGGCATGGCCCGGTCCTCGCTCTACCGAAAGCTGAAGACGTTCGGCATCGACGCGGCGTAGTCGCAGTGCGACAACGAACAGCGGCAGGTGTCCCGCAGGTGTGAGGTGTACGCTTTTGGCACCTCGCGGGAACCCCGCACTCTCATGAAAGGGCGCGCCTGACGTGACCGACCTGCCGATGTTTCCGCTCGGATCCGTATTGTTTCCCTACATGCCGCTTCAGCTGCGAGTTTTCGAGGAACGGTACCTGGTGATGCTGTCTCGAGTGCTGCAGAACGAGCCCGCCGAATTCGGTGTGGTGCTCATCGAGCGCGGGCAGGAGGTGGGCGGCGGCGAACACCGTTTCCGCTTTGGCACGGTGGCGCGCATCACCCAGGTGGGTGCCGACGAGAACGTGGTGGCTCTCATAGCGCAGGGTGATCGCCGCATCGAGGTAATTGACTGGCTTGACGAAGACCCGCATCCGCTCGCCACCGTGCGTGAACTGGCCGACCTGGAGTGGGACGACGATCTGTTGCCTCTTCGAGAGGAGGCGGAGATCACCGTGCGACGCGCCATCGCAAAGGCAAGCGAATTCGTGAACCAGCAGTGGTCCGCTGATGTCGAACTGTCGCACGACCCGGTGGCAGCCATGTGGCAACTTGCAGCTATTGCGCCGGTGGGACCGCTCGACCAGGTGGCCCTGCTGCGCTCGACGACGGCGTTGGAACTTTTGACGAACGTGATCGATCTCACCGTGGCAGCATCGGCAACCCTCGGCGAGGAGTGGTCCGGCGAATAGGCTCAGAGCCCACTCGCATCACCCGGAGAAGGCCACATCCACCGGCCCGTGACGGCCATGAGAACATTAGACAATGACCGGAACACTCGTGGCCAAAGGCCTGGCCGGCGGGTACGCGCACCGCACACTGTTTGACTCGCTGGATCTCACCGTGGCCCCGGGTGACGTGGTGGGTGTCGTCGGCGTCAACGGGGCCGGCAAATCCACGCTGCTTCGCCTGCTGGCCGGAATCCTGAAACCACAGGAGGGCAGCGTGAGCCTGCTGCCCACCGATGCGTTCATCGGCTGGTTGCCGCAGGAGCACGAACGCCTCGCGGGTGAGAGCGTTGCCGCCTTTATTGCACGTAGAACGGGATGCGCCGAGGCGACGCGCGAAATGGATGCCGCGGCATCCGCTCTGGGAAACACCGAACCGAGAGCGGATGGTCGCGACCCCGCCGACGTGTACTCCGAGGCACTGGACCGCTGGCTTGCGAGCGGCGCCGCCGATCTCGACGAACGTCTGCCGATCGTGCTGAACGAACTCGGGCTCACGCTCGGATCGGATGTGGCTGGGGACGCCCTGATGACCTCACTGTCCGGTGGCCAGGCTGCCCGGGTGGGCCTCGCCGCCCTGCTGCTGTCCCGATTCGACATTGTGCTGCTCGATGAGCCCACCAATGACCTGGATCTCGACGGCCTCGAGCGGCTCGAGTCGTTCGTGCGCGGGCTGCGCGGCGGCGTGGTGCTCGTGAGTCACGACCGGGAGTTTCTTGCTCGGTGCGTCACTCGCGTGCTGGAACTCGACCTGGCCCAGAACGCCAACCGCGTCTTTGGCGGCGGGTATGACGCCTACCTGGAGGAGCGCGAGACCGCTCGCCGGCACAAGCGGGAGGACTTCGACGAGTTCGCGGCTAAGAAGGCCGACCTCGTGGGGAGAGCGCGCACCCAGCGGGAGTGGTCGAGCCAGGGCGTGCGCAATGCCATGAAGAAGGCTCCCGACAACGACAAGATTCGCCGCAAAGCCTCCACGGAATCCAGTGAGAAACAGGGGCAGAAGGTGCGGCAGATGGAGAGCCGCATCGCGCGCATGGAGGAGGTGGAGGAGCCGCGCAAGGAATGGCAGCTGGAGTTCACCATTGGTGCGGCGCCGCGGTCCAGCTCCGTGGTCTCCACCCTGGCCGCGGTCGTCATTCAGCAGGGCGACTTCACGCTG
This sequence is a window from Cryobacterium sp. CG_9.6. Protein-coding genes within it:
- a CDS encoding helix-turn-helix domain-containing protein; the encoded protein is MPEAAARRVKIASAREEFLQFGAAGVPVGRAFLPDVVAGVVAASWQRSFTAGVNAASAQAVFHDDLDLTGRLMRCSKPVIARLSDDMAQMPLSIVLTDARARILARSETSKTIGTLLDQVSLAPGFTYAEGLVGTNGIGTVLESGKSLYIVGPEHFTEGLQPFACAGSPIRDPLTGRVEGVLDISCLIADSSPLMRSVVQSAAHEIERNLLTDRSQRQQALFEAYVRLDARTHGAVMAVGGTMVMGNALAQSLFEPAEQWAIHEHARYLLTGRSQPVDRIELASGRVVNIRGTRVGAGEHVAGIIVVVDIVSESAPMPLVVPSGLAPAAAAPRIVDPAEGIDRSLLAKRTCAGITDALQQRQPLLVVGEAGSGKLSVLVDLYHRVVPAGRTRVNATSVGDDPGQPAGFSAWTEPALYVFTNINHLSTDAVDDLERVLDQLGACGGPVSVAATMSDAVVDPALPFARLLARFEASVTVAPLRHRREDLPVIVDRILANLTGPRHVTLSAGAMRVISRYTWPQNIRQLEEALEAALQKRPVGEILPEDLPGYCHTGARRLLSPIEAGERDIIVNALRDADGNRVRTAEALGMARSSLYRKLKTFGIDAA
- a CDS encoding LON peptidase substrate-binding domain-containing protein, translating into MTDLPMFPLGSVLFPYMPLQLRVFEERYLVMLSRVLQNEPAEFGVVLIERGQEVGGGEHRFRFGTVARITQVGADENVVALIAQGDRRIEVIDWLDEDPHPLATVRELADLEWDDDLLPLREEAEITVRRAIAKASEFVNQQWSADVELSHDPVAAMWQLAAIAPVGPLDQVALLRSTTALELLTNVIDLTVAASATLGEEWSGE
- a CDS encoding ABC-F family ATP-binding cassette domain-containing protein; the encoded protein is MTGTLVAKGLAGGYAHRTLFDSLDLTVAPGDVVGVVGVNGAGKSTLLRLLAGILKPQEGSVSLLPTDAFIGWLPQEHERLAGESVAAFIARRTGCAEATREMDAAASALGNTEPRADGRDPADVYSEALDRWLASGAADLDERLPIVLNELGLTLGSDVAGDALMTSLSGGQAARVGLAALLLSRFDIVLLDEPTNDLDLDGLERLESFVRGLRGGVVLVSHDREFLARCVTRVLELDLAQNANRVFGGGYDAYLEERETARRHKREDFDEFAAKKADLVGRARTQREWSSQGVRNAMKKAPDNDKIRRKASTESSEKQGQKVRQMESRIARMEEVEEPRKEWQLEFTIGAAPRSSSVVSTLAAVVIQQGDFTLGPVSLQVNAGERIGITGPNGAGKTTLLRALLGRSAPDSGTASLGASVRVGEIDQARTLLAGDAPLASSFEALVPDLSVAEVRTLLAKFGLKADHVNRAVDELSPGERTRAGLALLQARGINLLVLDEPTNHLDLAAIEQLEQALDSYEGTLLLVTHDRRMLGNVRTDRHWHVTDGRVTEL
- a CDS encoding hydantoinase/oxoprolinase family protein — protein: MERLINIDNGGTLTDIVVGSGADFTFTKTLTTPVDLSQCLFDAMTKASTQLFGESNLAELLHSTTHIRYSSTQGTNALVERKGPLIGLITDDPTLAETLRSVEQKNGLFDDLIGNRVAVVNADESPEQLARDLVAEINRLTTAGAERLVVAATSLEREHLYKRTMLKNFPRHLLGSVPILFSREFASDTNRTRQIWSGILNSFLHPTVERFLYSAEHRLRAYKVKNPLLIYRNDGASSRVAKSVALKTYSSGPRGGLEGTRALSEAYGLKNVLMIDVGGTTTDVGAVADSTISSDRRGSVQGVGISYEMSNVHSFGVGGSSIITVRDGKITVGPESVGAAPGPACFGFGGTQATITDVNLLLGVLDPETYLNGEMALDAERSRAVITKTVADPLGISLEEALIRMEETYSGRLAEAFAALLISGQETTIAAFGGGGPMSACAAARSVGVNHVLVPRLAAVFSAYGISFSDIAQSYETDVTGFTPVAIDTAKAVMRLDAARDMFQEGHDIDDCELQWSDLVEDGSEILSLKAVFRLPHPVLDGGSPTATTPAVTSGTREVRSSATQIDTVSVYLLDEQKPGATASGPAIVEGPFFTARVPLGWNLAVSNAGDLLLTDSIRS